The region GTTGGCATGAAAATTTGCCTTATGCTTTTCTAGGCTATCGCACCACAATCCGAACCTCAACTGGAGCAACTCCTTACCTATTGGTATACGGAACAGAAGCAGTGATACCAGCTGAAGTTGAGATACCATCTTTAAGGATTATTCAGGAAGCTGGATTGAGCGATGCCGAATGGATTCATGACCGACATGAGCAATTAgcattgattgatgagaaaagAATGAGTGCCGTTTGTCATGGCCAGCTGTATCAACAGAGAATGACTCGTGCTTTCAATAAGAAAGTAAGAGTTCGAACATTTGAGGTAGGCCAATTGGTGTTGaaacgcattttccctcatcaagACGAATACAAAGGAAAGTTTGCACCTAACTGGCAAGGACCGTATGTTGTCCACAAAGTACTATCAAGAGGAGCTTTGGTTCTAGCGGAGATGGACGGTCAGGTGTGGCGCAAAGCTATCAATTCAGATGCTGTTAAGAGATACTATGTGTGAAACTTCAGTTTGTATTTTCTTGtcatttccttgtaatcgttCTATTTGTTTGTAATCGCGTCGTTTTAGATTTTATCCCTCTTgcaatgaactacgtctgacctgaattctcaaaaatgagatacgtaggcggcctatgttgGCCTCGGTCACCCATTTATCAATTTGTAATGTTTTCTCTTGtaaatgaactacgtctgacctgaattctcaaaaatgagatacgtaggcggcctatgtcggcctcggtcacctATTTATCAATTTGCAATGTTTTCTTAgtacttgaactacgttcgacctgaattctcaagaatgagatacgtaggcggcctatgtcggcctcggtcattTCCTtatcaattttctatttttgtcaCTTCTCAAGatgggaactacgtttgacctgattcctgcctcaacgggatacgtaggcgccacaagggtTCGGTCATATTCCCAATAAGATTTCCATTTCTCCTCACAATGGAAActgggacaaaatttttgagaggacctcaaaaattctacaagaAGAGTCATTTCCTACAAACAAGAGTCAAATATCATATTGAAATATGCAACTGGGGATAATTTTGAGGAGATCTCAAATGCAAGACTCACGTGATCATCATCAGATTAGTTTTTTAAACAtctaactgggacagaatttttgagaaggacctcaaaaattccatcaaggATACTCGGACCTTCGAAGTCAACTTCAATTGCCTCAAATTGACGTGTTCTTAAAGGGTTTTATGTTGCCAGCAAGCTACCTGTCATATCAAAATCTGAGACAAAGGGTTTTGTTCGTGTCGTGCATGTCGTGACAATTAATTGGCATAGATtttctttaaaactatttttcaaaaaaaaaatcatacctAGCAAATGTTTTAATATGATCTTGTCTTTTATCTACTGCGATTCATTGGATCTACCAGACAAAGTTTCCAGAGATAACAAGACCAGGAGCAAGGCGACTTCAACACANNNNNNNNNNNNNNNNNNNNNNNNNNNNNNNNNNNNNNNNNNNNNNNNNNNNNNNNNNNNNNNNNNNNNNNNNNNNNNNNNNNNNNNNNNNNNNNNNNNNNNNNNNNNNNNNNNNNNNNNNNNNNNNNNNNNNNNNNNNNNNNNNNNNNNNNNNNNNNNNNNNNNNNNNNNNNNNNNNNNNNNNNNNNNNNNNNNNNNNNNNNNNNNNNNNNNNNNNNNNNNNNNNNNNNNNNNNNNNNNNNNNNNNNNNNNNNNNNNNNNNNNNNNNNNNNNNNNNNNNNNNNNNNNNNNNNNNNNNNNNNNNNNNNNNNNNNNNNNNNNNNNNNNNNNNNNNNNNNNNNNNNNNNNNNNNNNNNNNNNNNNNNNNNNNNNNNNNNNNNNNNNNNNNNNNNNNNNNNNNNNNNNNNNNNNNNNNNNNNNNNNNNNNNNNNNNNNNNNNNNNNNNNNNNNNNNNNNNNNNNNNNNNNNNNNNNNNNNNNNNNNNNNNNNNNNNNNNNNNNNNNNNNNNNNNNNNNNNNNNNNNNNNNNNNNNNNNNNNNNNNNNNNNNNNNNNNNNNNNNNNNNNNNNNNNNNNNNNNNNNNNNNNNNNNNNNNNNNNNNNNNNNNNNNNNNNNNNNNNNNNNNNNNNNNNNNNNNNNNNNNNNNNNNNNNNNNNNNNNNNNNNNNNNNNNNNNNNNNNNNNNNNNNNNNNNNNNNNNNNNNNNNNNNNNNNNNNNNNNNNNNNNNNNNNNNNNNNNNNNNNNNNNNNNNNNNNNNNNNNNNNNNNNNNNNNNNNNNNNNNNNNNNNNNNNNNNNNNNNNNNNNNNNNNNNNNNNNNNNNNNNNNNNNNNNNNNNNNNNNNNNNNNNNNNNNNNNNNNNNNNNNNNNNNNNNNNNNNNNNNNNNNNNNNNNNNNNNNNNNNNNNNNNNNNNNNNNNNNNNNNNNNNNNNNNNNNNNNNNNNNNNNNNNNNNNNNNNNNNNNNNNNNNNNNNNNNNNNNNNNNNNNNNNNNNNNNNNNNNNNNNNNNNNNNNNNNNNNNNNNNNNNNNNNNNNNNNNNNNNNNNNNNNNNNNNNNNNNNNNNNNNNNNNNNNNNNNNNNNNNNNNNNNNNNNNNNNNNNNNNNNNNNNNNNNNNNNNNNNNNNNNNNNNNNNNNNNNNNNNNNNNNNNNNNNNNNNNNNNNNNNNNNNNNNNNNNNNNNNNNNNNNNNNNNNNNNNNNNNNNNNNNNNNNNNNNNNNNNNNNN is a window of Solanum stenotomum isolate F172 unplaced genomic scaffold, ASM1918654v1 scaffold32768, whole genome shotgun sequence DNA encoding:
- the LOC125852161 gene encoding uncharacterized protein LOC125852161; its protein translation is AVIPAEVEIPSLRIIQEAGLSDAEWIHDRHEQLALIDEKRMSAVCHGQLYQQRMTRAFNKKVRVRTFEVGQLVLKRIFPHQDEYKGKFAPNWQGPYVVHKVLSRGALVLAEMDGQVWRKAINSDAVKRYYV